In one window of Marispirochaeta aestuarii DNA:
- a CDS encoding response regulator, with protein MNSEGQKVILVCDDEDLMRQVAGSILERAGYAVLHAAGGEEAVLTYQRKSPEVDLVLMDLSMPEESGLDVFRRLKACDAKVRVLFSSGFQNDERLETALREGALGFLQKPYTMDKMLRMVRKYV; from the coding sequence ATGAACAGTGAAGGACAGAAGGTTATTCTCGTCTGCGATGATGAGGATCTGATGCGGCAGGTCGCCGGAAGCATACTGGAGAGGGCAGGGTACGCGGTCCTCCATGCTGCAGGCGGCGAAGAGGCTGTCCTGACGTACCAGCGGAAATCTCCGGAGGTTGACCTTGTTCTGATGGATCTTTCCATGCCGGAAGAATCCGGCCTGGATGTCTTCCGACGCCTCAAGGCCTGTGATGCGAAGGTACGGGTTCTTTTTTCTTCCGGTTTTCAGAACGACGAACGTCTGGAAACGGCTCTCCGGGAGGGAGCTCTGGGTTTTTTGCAGAAACCTTATACCATGGATAAAATGCTTCGCATGGTACGCAAATATGTCTGA
- a CDS encoding SAM-dependent methyltransferase: MRSKPDHYTIRARKEGYPARSVYKLKELDEKLQLLPKSGQILDIGAAPGSWSLYARRRGKGRLRIVAVDLQQIRIAPEPETTLLIQGDVFSGEVQQKLHEEAPFDLIMSDAAPATTGNRTVDCGRSSSLVEGILSLAPGLLARGGSLVMKIFQGGQEKRILNRMQEDFATARMMKPKACRNESFETFLIGINYHGKK, translated from the coding sequence ATGCGCAGCAAACCCGACCATTACACAATCAGAGCCAGGAAGGAGGGGTATCCCGCCCGTTCGGTATATAAACTCAAGGAGCTGGATGAAAAACTGCAGCTGCTGCCAAAATCCGGACAAATCCTGGATATCGGTGCAGCCCCCGGCAGCTGGAGCCTCTACGCACGCCGCCGTGGAAAGGGCCGCCTCAGGATCGTCGCCGTGGACCTGCAGCAGATCCGGATAGCCCCTGAACCCGAAACCACCCTGCTTATCCAGGGCGACGTATTCAGCGGGGAGGTACAGCAGAAACTCCATGAAGAAGCCCCCTTCGATCTTATAATGAGCGATGCGGCCCCGGCGACAACGGGCAACCGTACCGTCGACTGCGGACGCTCCTCGTCGCTGGTGGAGGGGATTCTCTCTCTTGCTCCCGGACTGCTTGCCCGGGGCGGATCCCTGGTTATGAAGATATTCCAGGGCGGCCAGGAAAAGAGGATTTTAAACAGAATGCAGGAAGATTTCGCCACCGCAAGGATGATGAAGCCGAAGGCCTGCAGAAACGAGTCCTTCGAAACCTTTCTCATCGGGATCAACTATCATGGAAAAAAGTGA
- the topA gene encoding type I DNA topoisomerase, which produces MAKSLVIVESPAKAKTINKYLGKDFVVKSSVGHIRDLPVSGKNGGKTMDPSERARLAARTRKMSPEEKDEYRRQRAREQSIARMGVDPENGWAARYEILPGKEKVLKELKAQAEKSDTIYLATDLDREGEAIAWHLMEALEIDEQRFKRVVFNEITKSAITEAFKNPGVVDSSRVEAQQTRRFLDRVVGFMISPLLWAKVARGLSAGRVQSVAVRLVVEREREIRSFVPEEYWEVFADLLRDSSREEARFQVARRDGKNFRPGSREETDEALKLLEKAEYVVDSRQDKPTKSRPKPPFITSTLQQAASTRLGFSVKKTMMLAQRLYEAGYITYMRTDSTALSTEALNMCRGYIEEKYGSEYLPEQPNIYASGEQAQEAHEAIRPSDVRIRTGHLTGIDSDGVRLYELIWQRFVASQMPPAEYLSSSITVKAGEFELRTRGRVIIFDGHLKVLPPQGKSDEDIVLPDLKEGEQLNLKKLDPSQHFTKPAPRYTEASLVKELEKRGIGRPSTYAAIISTIQDRGYVKLENRRFYAQKIGDIVTDRLVENFNDLLDYNFTAAMEETLDEIAAGHRNWRAVLDSFYAGFSDKLTEAYSEKNGMRPNTPTDTDIPCPACGRHMQIRTGSTGVFLGCSGYNLPPRERCKQTMNLIPGDEVVRADTDDEEEARLLTQRHRCPLCATAMDSYLIDEGRKLHICGNNPDCPGFEVEEGRFKIKGYDGPTLECDKCGAEMQLKTGRFGKFFACTNEECSNTRKLLRNGEPAPPKMDPVPMPELKCEKVDDHYLLRDGAAGLFLAASKFPKNRETRAPLVEEILSHMDEIDPKYCYFADAPTEDPQGNKAIIRFSRKEKIHYLMSEKDGKASGWRAYFTDGRWQQEEKKSASGSPGKTSKKKNTTKRSTS; this is translated from the coding sequence ATGGCAAAATCATTGGTGATTGTAGAATCTCCTGCCAAGGCTAAGACAATTAATAAATATCTCGGTAAAGACTTTGTGGTCAAATCCAGCGTGGGTCATATCCGTGACCTTCCCGTATCGGGAAAAAACGGCGGAAAAACCATGGATCCCAGCGAAAGGGCCCGGCTTGCTGCCCGGACCCGGAAGATGTCTCCCGAGGAAAAGGACGAATACCGCAGACAGCGGGCCAGGGAACAGTCCATTGCCCGTATGGGGGTTGATCCGGAAAACGGCTGGGCCGCCCGTTACGAGATTCTTCCCGGTAAAGAGAAGGTCCTGAAGGAACTGAAAGCCCAGGCGGAAAAGTCCGACACCATCTACCTTGCCACCGACCTTGACCGCGAAGGGGAAGCCATCGCCTGGCACCTGATGGAGGCTCTTGAGATCGATGAACAGCGCTTCAAACGGGTGGTTTTTAACGAAATAACCAAGAGCGCCATTACAGAAGCCTTTAAGAACCCCGGAGTTGTGGACAGCTCCAGGGTCGAGGCCCAGCAGACCCGTCGCTTTCTGGACCGGGTTGTGGGATTTATGATCTCCCCGCTTTTATGGGCCAAGGTTGCACGGGGACTCTCCGCCGGCCGGGTACAGTCGGTGGCGGTTCGTCTGGTTGTGGAGCGGGAACGGGAGATCCGCTCCTTTGTTCCCGAAGAGTACTGGGAGGTCTTTGCCGACCTTCTCCGGGATTCTTCCCGGGAGGAGGCCAGGTTCCAGGTAGCCCGGCGGGACGGGAAGAATTTTCGTCCGGGCAGCAGGGAGGAGACCGATGAGGCCCTGAAGCTCCTTGAGAAGGCGGAGTACGTTGTCGACTCCCGCCAGGACAAGCCCACCAAAAGCCGGCCGAAACCGCCTTTTATTACCTCCACCCTTCAGCAGGCGGCCAGCACACGCCTCGGTTTCTCCGTAAAAAAGACCATGATGCTGGCCCAGCGGCTCTACGAGGCGGGGTACATTACCTACATGCGTACCGACTCCACCGCTTTGAGTACCGAGGCACTGAACATGTGTCGTGGGTATATCGAAGAGAAGTACGGAAGTGAGTATCTGCCGGAACAGCCGAATATCTATGCCTCGGGAGAACAGGCCCAGGAGGCCCATGAGGCAATCCGTCCTTCGGATGTAAGAATCCGGACGGGACATCTGACGGGAATCGATTCCGACGGGGTGCGGCTCTACGAGTTGATCTGGCAGCGCTTTGTCGCCAGCCAGATGCCCCCGGCAGAATACTTGAGTTCCTCGATCACGGTAAAAGCCGGGGAATTTGAACTCAGGACCAGGGGACGGGTAATCATCTTCGACGGTCACCTGAAGGTTCTGCCGCCCCAGGGCAAGAGCGATGAGGATATAGTGCTGCCCGACCTCAAGGAAGGGGAGCAACTGAATCTGAAAAAACTGGACCCGTCTCAGCACTTTACCAAACCGGCACCCCGCTATACCGAGGCAAGCCTGGTCAAGGAGCTTGAAAAACGGGGTATCGGCCGTCCTTCCACCTACGCGGCGATTATTTCCACGATCCAGGACAGGGGATATGTAAAACTCGAGAACCGCAGGTTCTATGCCCAGAAAATCGGGGATATCGTTACCGATCGTCTTGTGGAGAATTTCAACGATCTTCTGGATTATAATTTTACCGCCGCCATGGAGGAGACCCTGGACGAGATCGCCGCGGGGCACAGAAACTGGCGGGCCGTTCTGGACAGCTTCTATGCCGGATTCAGCGATAAACTCACGGAGGCCTATTCAGAAAAGAACGGTATGCGTCCCAATACCCCTACAGATACGGATATTCCCTGTCCCGCCTGCGGACGACACATGCAGATACGCACAGGAAGCACCGGGGTTTTTCTCGGCTGCTCCGGCTACAACCTGCCCCCCAGGGAACGCTGCAAGCAGACCATGAACCTTATCCCCGGGGATGAGGTGGTCCGTGCGGATACCGACGATGAAGAGGAGGCCCGGCTCCTGACTCAGAGGCACCGCTGTCCTCTCTGCGCCACGGCCATGGATTCCTATCTGATCGACGAGGGGCGTAAGCTTCATATCTGCGGTAATAATCCTGACTGTCCCGGTTTCGAGGTCGAGGAGGGCAGGTTCAAGATCAAGGGTTACGACGGGCCTACCCTGGAGTGCGATAAGTGCGGGGCGGAGATGCAGTTGAAAACCGGACGCTTCGGCAAATTCTTTGCCTGTACCAACGAGGAGTGCAGCAATACCCGCAAGCTTCTGCGCAACGGAGAGCCGGCACCACCCAAGATGGATCCGGTTCCCATGCCGGAACTCAAGTGCGAAAAGGTGGATGATCACTACCTTCTCCGGGACGGGGCTGCGGGACTTTTCCTTGCGGCGAGCAAATTCCCGAAGAACCGTGAAACACGGGCACCTCTGGTAGAGGAGATCCTGTCGCATATGGATGAGATCGATCCGAAATATTGTTATTTTGCCGATGCTCCCACGGAGGATCCCCAGGGGAACAAGGCAATTATCCGTTTCAGCCGTAAGGAAAAGATTCATTACCTTATGAGCGAAAAGGACGGAAAGGCCAGCGGCTGGCGGGCCTATTTCACCGACGGCCGATGGCAGCAGGAGGAAAAGAAATCCGCCTCCGGCTCTCCCGGAAAGACATCAAAAAAGAAGAATACCACGAAACGGAGCACCAGCTGA
- a CDS encoding histidine kinase dimerization/phospho-acceptor domain-containing protein, giving the protein MSTISETRNDGIPGSGSLLSVLAHDLNNVLGGVTGALSLIEFEKEDSPDLHNPAYDSYLDILEKSSLRASGIVQQLLVLTRQPTDRSEIIPLAESLERLAASLQAASGTGPAISMEAVPGEARIRGNSIRFEKLILRILLTGHPGRQPDGGEILLSVYPGNGPSGKPGWRLKILGIECGIGLVRELAAWYGPDLDFLSSSVREVDLGFPADVESI; this is encoded by the coding sequence ATGAGTACCATATCTGAGACCAGAAATGACGGAATCCCCGGTTCCGGGTCCCTGTTGTCTGTGCTTGCCCATGATCTCAACAATGTGTTGGGAGGGGTCACCGGGGCCCTGTCTCTTATCGAATTTGAAAAAGAGGACTCCCCTGATCTGCATAATCCGGCCTATGATTCGTACCTCGATATACTGGAGAAATCCTCCCTCCGTGCGTCCGGGATAGTCCAGCAGCTTCTTGTACTGACCAGGCAGCCAACGGACAGATCGGAAATAATCCCCCTGGCTGAATCCCTGGAAAGGCTGGCAGCTTCCCTGCAGGCGGCCTCCGGTACCGGACCTGCCATCAGTATGGAAGCTGTTCCCGGGGAGGCCCGGATCCGCGGCAACAGTATACGCTTTGAAAAGCTCATCCTCCGTATCCTGCTGACGGGACATCCCGGGCGACAGCCCGATGGGGGGGAGATTCTGCTTTCCGTCTACCCGGGGAATGGGCCATCGGGAAAGCCCGGGTGGCGCCTGAAGATCCTCGGAATCGAGTGCGGGATTGGACTGGTCCGCGAGTTGGCGGCCTGGTATGGTCCGGATCTGGATTTTCTGAGCTCAAGCGTGAGAGAGGTGGACCTTGGATTTCCCGCTGATGTGGAGAGTATATGA
- a CDS encoding M23 family metallopeptidase translates to MKKDKQATRDALVQRVIDFSMRRLGYGSSYTSPSVPCRLGKGGRGSYFVVVSLLDRDSLLFQEMVKNLDGVGRLFRSWTFHHHAVWETVNVERNGRQIFLQDLLPELKDLDEKLDVLYKGITPSGFYYSEELQASGKDLIVDLEGNESILRSLSRSHRTRILSHAAFAAGIVLLLGVTFFSSVRLTSLSKVKQEIDDTITRYQMESEEQFENIQSFISNADLDLQVLKDTLANKERDFEFSRRQAYINVLRLAEELTYRLPARKEAYRLIAANILEAASYGEIIYEMSKLPSEEYQARILLATSEEKIIPFSLYEPAFADMVYPVRVPGRPNDGKGFRMTSGFMDKRIDPLGSGGYQPHYAVDIMNVANISLINYAGEIIRDGNPAGDVVSVADGTVTQNSFDERYGWTLEIEHELTDDIRKAYPRATTWRTFYSHLAEKSPLGAGVKVSVNQKLGEIGSTGASTGPHLHFEVRILRPGGKYYGTDGQFDKINPFPRKRPKVSRNLTR, encoded by the coding sequence ATGAAGAAGGACAAACAGGCAACCAGGGATGCTCTGGTTCAGCGGGTTATCGATTTCTCGATGCGTCGTCTGGGCTATGGCTCCTCATATACATCACCTTCGGTTCCCTGCCGTCTGGGGAAGGGGGGCAGAGGCAGCTATTTTGTGGTGGTCTCTCTTCTGGACCGGGATTCTCTCCTGTTTCAGGAGATGGTGAAGAATCTGGACGGGGTGGGGCGGCTGTTCAGAAGCTGGACTTTTCATCACCACGCGGTCTGGGAAACCGTCAATGTGGAGCGGAACGGCAGGCAGATTTTTCTGCAGGACCTGCTTCCGGAACTGAAGGACCTGGATGAAAAACTGGATGTCCTCTATAAAGGGATAACTCCTTCAGGCTTCTACTATTCTGAGGAGCTGCAGGCCTCCGGCAAGGACCTGATTGTGGATCTCGAGGGGAATGAGTCGATCCTGCGGTCATTGAGCCGATCCCATCGTACCCGTATCCTCAGCCATGCGGCTTTTGCCGCGGGGATTGTTCTGCTTCTTGGGGTTACCTTTTTCTCTTCCGTACGGCTGACCTCCCTCTCCAAGGTAAAACAGGAGATAGACGATACCATTACCCGTTATCAGATGGAATCGGAGGAGCAGTTCGAGAACATCCAGTCCTTTATCTCCAATGCCGATCTGGACCTTCAGGTGCTCAAGGATACCCTGGCCAACAAGGAACGGGACTTTGAGTTCAGCCGCAGACAGGCCTACATAAATGTTCTGCGTCTTGCGGAAGAGCTGACCTATCGTCTTCCGGCACGCAAGGAGGCCTACCGCCTGATTGCGGCGAATATCCTTGAGGCCGCCAGCTACGGAGAGATTATCTACGAGATGTCCAAGCTTCCCAGCGAGGAATACCAGGCGCGAATTCTTCTTGCGACCAGCGAAGAAAAGATTATCCCCTTCTCCCTCTACGAACCGGCTTTCGCCGATATGGTCTATCCCGTTCGCGTCCCCGGAAGGCCCAACGACGGTAAAGGTTTTCGTATGACCTCGGGTTTCATGGATAAACGGATTGATCCTCTGGGTTCCGGGGGCTATCAGCCCCATTACGCGGTGGATATCATGAACGTGGCAAATATCAGTCTTATCAACTATGCCGGTGAAATTATCCGGGACGGTAATCCCGCAGGGGACGTGGTCTCCGTGGCCGACGGGACTGTTACCCAGAACAGCTTCGATGAACGCTATGGCTGGACTCTGGAAATTGAACACGAACTCACCGATGATATACGCAAGGCCTATCCCAGGGCGACCACCTGGCGCACCTTCTATTCCCATCTTGCCGAGAAATCGCCCCTTGGAGCGGGCGTAAAGGTATCAGTCAATCAGAAACTGGGAGAAATCGGATCCACCGGAGCTTCCACCGGACCTCATCTGCACTTTGAAGTCAGAATCCTCCGGCCGGGAGGAAAGTACTACGGTACGGACGGACAGTTTGACAAGATTAATCCCTTTCCCCGAAAACGGCCCAAGGTGTCCCGGAATCTGACCAGGTAA
- a CDS encoding C40 family peptidase gives MMRINSREASAFPAIGLLLLILSGCVSLSDSGQTLPPSALTGDELTETQIRLVEGAGKVLGARRLDIGGREYPLDCTGTIMAIYAYAGIDLQSPMRRFSGNGVTRLYRYLESLDLLYSSDTPLPGDLVFWDNTYDRNNDGKWNDTLTHVGMVVAVDGDGTVHYVHHNYRKGIVLARMNLLQPDSVVQGNKQLNSAMRMRDGKVYPLWLSSHLYRELGKGWELKS, from the coding sequence ATGATGAGAATTAATTCCAGGGAGGCCTCAGCTTTTCCCGCGATCGGTCTCCTTTTGCTGATATTGTCCGGCTGTGTAAGCCTCTCCGACAGCGGGCAGACGCTTCCCCCCTCCGCCCTGACGGGAGACGAGCTCACGGAGACCCAGATCCGGCTCGTGGAAGGGGCAGGAAAGGTTCTGGGAGCCCGTCGGCTCGATATAGGAGGCCGGGAATATCCCCTAGACTGTACCGGCACCATTATGGCCATATACGCCTATGCGGGCATCGATCTGCAGAGCCCCATGAGGCGCTTCAGCGGCAACGGTGTTACCCGGCTCTACCGCTATCTGGAAAGCCTCGACCTGCTCTATTCCAGCGATACACCCTTACCCGGCGACCTGGTGTTCTGGGATAACACCTACGACCGGAACAATGACGGCAAGTGGAACGATACCCTCACCCACGTGGGAATGGTTGTTGCAGTTGACGGCGACGGAACCGTTCATTACGTGCATCACAACTATCGAAAGGGCATCGTTCTGGCCAGGATGAACCTGCTGCAGCCGGATTCTGTTGTACAGGGGAACAAACAGTTGAACTCGGCAATGCGCATGCGGGACGGAAAGGTGTATCCCCTTTGGCTCTCCAGCCATTTATACAGGGAGCTGGGAAAAGGCTGGGAACTGAAAAGCTGA
- a CDS encoding MalY/PatB family protein, translated as MENDPRELYPAGFHRYYGPMKKSLFDEIIDRRGSGSIKWELTEKLYGSSDVLPMWVADMDFPAPGPVIRALTERVEHPVYGYTGADDATVNAVLSRMRRLYNWPLVENDVIFTPGVVPAVTVAVRACTEPGDGVLVMPPVYPPFFSLVREEGRRVVESPLRCTEDGRWEIDYEDLENKARDAKMLLLCSPHNPVGRVWTREELESLVQIASRYELTLVSDEIHGEIVYPENQHTPLASLSEEARQRTISCIAASKTFNVAGLATSVTIIEDPALRRTFTKSLGSITGHPNLFGLCALRAAFTDCDEWLAELVEYLDANRRLTADFLAAGCPGIRANLPEAGFLSWLDCREMEMDDSELARFFAREARVGLNSGASFGTGGSGFMRLNFAAPRTLLEEGLGRIKEALSRG; from the coding sequence ATGGAAAATGATCCTCGCGAGCTTTACCCTGCGGGTTTTCATCGCTACTATGGGCCTATGAAAAAATCCCTCTTTGACGAGATTATCGACCGCCGGGGAAGCGGATCGATTAAATGGGAGCTTACTGAAAAGCTCTACGGCAGCAGTGATGTTCTTCCCATGTGGGTCGCGGACATGGATTTTCCCGCCCCGGGACCGGTTATCCGCGCCTTGACCGAACGGGTGGAGCACCCGGTGTACGGTTATACCGGGGCCGATGATGCCACCGTCAATGCGGTTTTGAGTCGGATGCGGCGTTTGTACAACTGGCCCCTGGTCGAAAATGATGTAATCTTTACCCCCGGGGTTGTTCCCGCCGTAACTGTTGCTGTACGGGCCTGCACGGAACCTGGAGATGGGGTCCTGGTTATGCCGCCGGTATATCCACCCTTCTTCTCTCTCGTTCGGGAAGAGGGGCGACGGGTGGTCGAGAGCCCTCTCCGCTGTACTGAAGATGGTCGCTGGGAGATCGATTATGAAGATCTTGAAAATAAGGCCCGGGATGCGAAGATGCTTCTTTTATGCAGTCCCCATAATCCGGTGGGCCGTGTCTGGACCCGGGAGGAGTTGGAGTCTCTTGTTCAGATAGCCTCCCGATACGAGCTGACCCTTGTATCCGATGAGATCCACGGGGAGATCGTCTACCCGGAAAACCAGCATACTCCCCTTGCCAGCCTGAGCGAGGAAGCCCGGCAAAGAACCATAAGCTGCATTGCCGCTTCCAAGACCTTCAATGTGGCGGGGCTCGCTACCTCCGTTACCATTATCGAGGATCCGGCTCTTCGGAGAACTTTTACGAAGTCCCTCGGATCTATTACGGGGCATCCCAATCTTTTCGGCCTGTGCGCTTTACGGGCGGCCTTCACTGACTGCGACGAGTGGCTGGCAGAACTTGTTGAGTACCTTGATGCAAACCGGCGCCTGACGGCGGATTTCCTTGCCGCCGGGTGTCCGGGTATCCGGGCCAACCTTCCGGAGGCCGGCTTCCTTTCATGGCTGGATTGCCGTGAGATGGAGATGGACGATTCCGAACTGGCGCGTTTTTTTGCCCGGGAGGCCAGAGTGGGACTCAATTCCGGTGCGAGTTTCGGTACCGGCGGTTCAGGGTTTATGCGTCTGAATTTTGCAGCCCCCCGGACCCTCCTGGAAGAAGGTCTCGGGAGGATAAAAGAAGCTCTCAGTCGAGGATAA
- a CDS encoding FAD:protein FMN transferase: MSRVSSVKILIPGIVFLILASCGLEQSTRTEIDLLGTTCTVTVYARKPSPVLEESFARIREIDRLMSYTGEESEVAAINRKAGDGGASVSSSTLEVVERGLHFSQLGGGRFDITIGPLVELWGIGKENPGRVPSAEEIRDAVSRINYRRVRIEGESVALENPGMAIDLGGIAKGYAADEIVRILEDSGVKHALINLGGNVYAHGKKPDGSLWRIGVQNPESNRGSYLGVLTVADRAVVTSGPYERFFTLDGKRYHHILDPETGFPVENGLSSVTIVAENSMDADALSTLVFVLGVEKGLELVESMEGIEALLVTEEKKLFSSSGMESIFKLTDEEFSL, from the coding sequence ATGTCACGAGTTTCATCTGTCAAAATTCTGATCCCCGGAATAGTTTTTCTGATACTCGCCTCCTGCGGCCTTGAACAGTCCACCCGGACCGAGATCGATCTGCTGGGGACCACCTGTACCGTAACGGTATATGCACGAAAACCCTCCCCGGTACTGGAAGAAAGCTTTGCCCGCATTCGAGAGATTGACCGTCTGATGTCCTATACCGGCGAAGAGAGTGAGGTAGCCGCGATCAACCGGAAGGCCGGGGACGGAGGAGCGTCCGTAAGCTCTTCCACCCTGGAGGTTGTTGAACGGGGGCTCCATTTTTCTCAGCTCGGGGGAGGACGTTTCGATATTACCATCGGGCCCCTTGTGGAGCTCTGGGGAATAGGAAAAGAGAATCCGGGGCGTGTTCCTTCCGCCGAAGAGATCCGGGATGCCGTCTCGCGTATTAATTACAGGCGGGTCCGTATTGAAGGAGAGAGCGTCGCCCTGGAAAATCCGGGAATGGCCATCGACCTGGGGGGGATAGCCAAAGGATATGCCGCGGACGAGATTGTCCGGATCCTGGAGGATTCCGGGGTAAAGCATGCACTGATTAATCTGGGCGGCAATGTCTATGCCCACGGGAAAAAGCCCGACGGCTCCCTGTGGCGTATTGGTGTTCAGAATCCTGAATCAAATCGGGGAAGTTATCTGGGTGTGCTGACCGTGGCAGACCGGGCGGTTGTTACCTCGGGACCCTATGAACGGTTCTTTACCCTGGATGGCAAGAGATACCACCACATTCTGGATCCGGAAACAGGTTTTCCGGTGGAAAACGGTTTAAGCTCGGTTACCATTGTGGCAGAGAATTCCATGGACGCCGATGCCCTGTCCACCCTGGTCTTTGTTCTTGGTGTGGAGAAGGGACTTGAACTCGTGGAGTCCATGGAGGGTATTGAAGCGCTTCTGGTTACGGAAGAGAAGAAGCTGTTTTCGTCTTCAGGAATGGAGAGCATCTTCAAGCTTACGGACGAAGAGTTCAGCCTATAG
- a CDS encoding cupin domain-containing protein → MIIKEQEMKKDTQQNMRGGKGSIELKFLVAPEKMPHGRMIAQITIPVGASIGEHEHVNETEYYIITEGEGTVRDNGTDYPVKAGEVVMTPNGSTHSIENTGSATLKMIAVIILD, encoded by the coding sequence ATGATTATCAAAGAGCAGGAGATGAAAAAGGACACCCAGCAGAATATGCGGGGAGGAAAAGGCAGCATCGAACTCAAGTTTCTCGTAGCCCCGGAAAAGATGCCCCATGGACGCATGATTGCACAGATCACCATTCCCGTGGGCGCAAGCATCGGGGAACACGAACACGTAAACGAAACAGAGTACTACATCATCACTGAAGGCGAAGGGACCGTCCGGGACAACGGCACAGATTATCCCGTCAAAGCCGGAGAGGTGGTGATGACCCCCAACGGATCCACCCACAGCATAGAGAATACCGGATCGGCGACCCTGAAAATGATCGCCGTAATTATCCTCGACTGA
- a CDS encoding sensor histidine kinase, producing the protein MSEFDDASDAPWKVIIADDDADVHTVSRLALGRFTFLGRRLELLSAYTGDETRELIEKNPDTAVMILDVVMDERDSGLKIVEYVRNTLRNQLVRIILRTGQPGYAPQMQVVQNYDINDYREKTDLTEQKLISSMVSTLRSYRDICLVEEHRSVLERSLQEKEVLLREVHHRVKNNLQVISSLLSMQSMSTENQESRKMCQVSRDRVRTMALIHEKLYQSDDFSQVDFADYIHTLGDELLALYAPAVPVFFDYSMEQVFLQIDHAVPCGLIVNELIINALKYAFNGRPGGNIHIGLHRRGEYVDLSIGDDGSGLPDGFSLDRAETLGLQLVSILSAQIGAEVAVDSSRGTKFSIVFSDT; encoded by the coding sequence ATGTCTGAGTTTGATGATGCCTCGGATGCTCCCTGGAAGGTGATCATTGCCGATGACGATGCTGACGTCCATACGGTAAGCAGACTCGCTCTGGGGAGATTTACTTTTCTGGGTCGCCGGCTGGAGCTTCTCAGTGCCTACACCGGCGACGAGACCCGGGAACTTATCGAAAAGAATCCCGATACGGCGGTCATGATTCTCGATGTCGTAATGGATGAGAGGGACAGTGGCCTCAAGATTGTCGAGTATGTACGAAATACCCTCAGGAACCAACTGGTACGGATAATCCTCAGGACAGGACAGCCGGGCTATGCACCTCAGATGCAGGTGGTACAGAATTACGATATAAACGACTACAGGGAAAAGACAGACCTTACGGAACAGAAACTGATCTCTTCCATGGTGTCCACTCTCCGTTCATACCGGGATATATGTCTGGTTGAAGAGCACAGAAGCGTTCTGGAAAGATCGCTGCAGGAAAAGGAGGTTCTCCTGAGGGAGGTCCATCACCGGGTGAAAAACAATCTGCAGGTCATTTCCAGTCTCCTGAGTATGCAGTCCATGAGTACGGAAAACCAGGAGTCCCGGAAAATGTGTCAGGTCTCCAGGGACCGGGTGCGGACAATGGCCCTTATACATGAAAAACTGTACCAGTCCGATGACTTCAGTCAGGTCGACTTCGCCGATTACATCCATACCCTGGGGGATGAACTTCTGGCACTCTATGCCCCTGCGGTTCCGGTATTTTTTGATTATTCCATGGAGCAGGTGTTCCTGCAGATCGATCATGCCGTCCCCTGTGGACTTATCGTCAATGAGCTTATCATCAATGCCTTGAAATATGCCTTTAACGGCCGCCCGGGTGGAAATATTCATATCGGTCTGCATCGCCGGGGGGAATACGTGGATCTCAGTATCGGGGACGACGGTAGCGGCCTGCCGGATGGTTTTTCCCTGGACAGGGCGGAGACCCTGGGCCTGCAGCTTGTTTCAATTCTCTCCGCCCAGATTGGCGCGGAGGTTGCAGTGGATTCGTCAAGGGGAACGAAATTCTCCATTGTCTTCAGCGACACTTGA
- a CDS encoding DUF1883 domain-containing protein has product MNFLHYTIRSGPDTIIRVNIDRRANIRLMDELNYHKYKMKKRYSFVGGLYDPPRAELRPLRQGEWHIVVDLEGLDGDVHAFVDLLRM; this is encoded by the coding sequence ATGAATTTCCTCCATTATACGATCAGGTCCGGTCCGGACACAATCATCCGGGTCAACATTGACCGGCGGGCCAATATACGTCTTATGGATGAGCTGAATTACCACAAGTACAAGATGAAAAAACGCTACTCCTTTGTCGGGGGACTGTATGATCCCCCCAGGGCGGAGCTTCGTCCCCTGCGGCAGGGGGAATGGCACATCGTCGTCGATCTCGAAGGACTGGACGGGGATGTTCATGCTTTTGTCGATTTATTACGGATGTAG